One window from the genome of Hydra vulgaris chromosome 02, alternate assembly HydraT2T_AEP encodes:
- the LOC100203942 gene encoding ras-related protein Rab-14 isoform X2, with protein sequence MAGGPYNYSYIFKYIIIGDMGVGKSCLLHQFTEKKFMADCPHTIGVEFGTRIVEVASQKIKLQIWDTAGQERFRAVTRSYYRGAAGALMVYDITRRSTYNHLSSWLTDARNLTNPNTVIIMIGNKSDLEAQRDVTYEEAKQFADENGLLFLEASAKTGDNVEDAFLETAKKIFQSIQDGSLDLNAAESGVQHKPPKKGGPSPFPQENPQNKDACGC encoded by the exons gtgacATGGGTGTAGGAAAGTCTTGTCTTTTGCATcagtttacagaaaaaaaat ttatgGCAGACTGTCCTCATACAATTGGTGTAGAGTTTGGAACCCGCATTGTTGAGGTTGCATCTCAGAAAATCAAACTTCAAATATGGGACACCGCTGGTCAAGAAAGGTTCAGAGCTGTTACTCGAAGTTATTACAGAGGTGCTGCCGGTGCTCTTATGGTTTATGACATTACAAGAAGAAGTACTTATAATCATTTAAGTAGTTGGTTAACTGATGCTAGAAACCTAACTAACCCCAATACt gttATTATAATGATTGGAAATAAATCTGACTTAGAAGCCcag AGAGATGTGACATATGAAGAAGCCAAACAGTTTGCAGATGAAAATG gtcTGCTGTTCTTAGAAGCCAGTGCTAAAAc gggAGATAATGTTGAAGATGCTTTTTTagaaactgcaaaaaaaatattccaaagtaTACAAGATGGAag tctCGACCTTAATGCTGCAGAATCTGGTGTTCAACATAAACCGCCCAAGAAGGGTGGACCAAGCCCTTTTCCACAAGAAAATCCACAGAACAAAGATGCTTGTggttgttaa
- the LOC136077087 gene encoding zinc finger protein 862-like, which produces MTSEAKKIQDSKPISKNLKTFLSWGKESVIGYTEENGLVVKIWCKICARNKTEILTDALVKGVSNHSLTAFTEGTCVVTKYQVDRHLRGQSHRLAVLIDNGNSEDPGSSCIANLDMENLLTITQDNREALLKMIRTAYEMALKPSMPHSHFKTLIKCQRLNGALLLQGKDNNKAAREYISCIASAIKEKVAKIVNETNFFSILSDGSQARKTKDEKELILVRVEREGTPACFVVSLLDMNSLGGMNANTIKKAIDSIFIETSSVPLTASAYKYKLVSATADGACVNFGIYNGVLTQLKKDRMWLIKIHCVNHRLELAIKDAVKDISQYKECECFYISIFNLFRNSGKLKCAVKKAAEALNITYYTLPKIFGTRFISHRRRGFTKLLHNWPSLIVGFDNTLADRDTKADMRAKLSGLSKRLHDYRLLCMVCSYLDILEKLSPLSLVFEKQMLMVNELKPAVDITKASLAELSHEDIDNIIDSYLLKFIINEKDGSTNLLSSYFKEGNELKKSNPEFVEIELNNMANLNFECIHSAIKVRKLAIEIILPLINDRFSSLLNPIFESMDWLDPQVWTADSMYGDASISLLLNEFFYPLEKLGMDFKMVLSEWRAAKLLINAQYTTALTPLQIWQNIFLYYKIKFPNLSLLVELLMCIAGSNSAVERVFSILTVILTDRRLKMNHSTMEDSIIIAGNDTNFTQQERDDILSRAVDIFLDKRRVFFLDSANASIATDYSSEESCTSEDISSISESDG; this is translated from the exons ATGACatctgaagcaaaaaaaattcaagatagtaaaccaatatctaagaacttaaaaacttttctttcgtgggggaaagaatcagttattgGATACACGGAAGAAAATGGCTTAGTTGTCAAAATATGGTGTAAGATTTGTGCTAGGAacaaaactgaaattttaacGGATGCTTTAGTTAAAGGAGTATCAAATCATTCTTTGACAGCGTTTACGGAGGGAACTTGTGTGGTGACAAAGTATcag gtTGATCGCCATCTTAGAGGGCAAAGCCATAGATTAGCGGTGCTGATTGATAATGGTAACTCAGAAGATCCTGGAAGTAGTTGTATTGCTAACCTCGATATGGAAAACTTGTTAACTATTACACAAGACAACCGCGAAGCGTTATTAAAGATGATTAGAACAGCCTATGAAATGGCTCTAAAACCAAGCATGCCACATAGCCATTTCAAGACACTGATCAAATGCCAAAGACTTAATGGTGCACTCCTTTTACAAGGAAAAGACAACAATAAAGCAG caCGTGAATATATCTCATGCATTGCCAGTGccattaaagaaaaagttgctAAAATTGTCAATGAAACAAACTTTTTCTCCATTCTTTCCGATGGTTCTCAGGCTAGAAAAACAAAGGATGAAAAAGAGTTGATTCTTGTGCGCGTTGAACGCGAAGGGACCCCTGCCTGTTTTGTAGTTTCTTTACTTGATATGAACAGTTTGGGTGGTATGAATGCCAATACCATTAAAAAGGCTATTGATAGCATTTTTATTGAAACCAGTAGTGTTCCTTTAACTGCGTCAGCTTACAAATACAAACTTGTAAGCGCTACGGCCGACGGAGCTTGCGTTAATTTTGGAATTTATAATGGCGTgttaacacaattaaaaaaagatagaatGTGGCTGATAAAAATTCACTGCGTAAACCATCGTTTAGAATTAGCAATAAAAGATGCTGTGAAAGATATTTCCCAGTATAAAGAGTGTGAATGTTTTTACATTtccatatttaatttatttcgcAATTCTGGAAAGCTAAAATGCGCAGTTAAAAAAGCTGCTGAGGCTTTGAACATTACATATTACACGTTGCCTAAAATATTTGGAACGCGCTTTATAAGTCACAGGAGACGCGGCtttacaaaacttttacataattGGCCTTCGCTTATTGTGGGTTTCGATAATACTCTTGCTGATCGCGACACTAAAGCAGATATGCGTGCTAAACTTTCTGGATTGTCCAAACGGTTGCATGACTACAGACTATTATGTATGGTTTGTAGTTATTTGGACATCTTAGAAAAGTTATCACCATTATCATtggtttttgaaaaacaaatgttaatgGTGAATGAGTTAAAACCAGCGGTGGATATAACAAAGGCTAGCTTAGCGGAATTAAGCCATGaagatattgataatattattgatTCATATTTACTCAAGTTTATAATCAATGAAAAAGATGGTTCAACCAATCTTCTTTCTTCGTATTTCAAAGAAGGTAACGAATTGAAAAAATCAAACCCTGAGTTTGTTGAGATTGAACTCAACAATATGGCTAATCTTAACTTTGAATGTATTCATTCTGCCATTAAAGTAAGAAAATTAGCAATTGAAATCATTCTGCCATTAATAAACGATAGATTTAGTTCGCTGTTAAATCCCATATTCGAATCAATGGATTGGTTAGATCCGCAAGTATGGACAGCAGACAGCATGTATGGTGATGCCAGCATATCTTTATTGCTAAACGAATTTTTTTACCCTCTAGAAAAGTTAGGAATGGATTTTAAAATGGTTCTTTCGGAATGGAGAGCTgcaaaactattaataaatgcGCAGTACACCACTGCACTCACACCATTGCAAATATGGcagaatatttttctttattataaaattaagtttccAAACTTGAGTCTTTTAGTTGAACTTCTGATGTGTATTGCTGGTTCTAATTCAGCTGTCGAACGCGTTTTCAGTATTTTGACTGTGATTTTGACTGATAGGCGTTTAAAGATGAACCACTCAACAATGGAAGACTCAATAATCATAGCAGGGAATGACACAAATTTCACTCAACAAGAACGCGATGATATTTTAAGTCGTGCTGTGGATATTTTCTTAGATAAGCGAAgagtttttttccttgattcAGCTAATGCTAGTATTGCCACTGATTATAGTAGCGAAGAAAGCTGCACCAGTGAAGATATAAGTTCTATATCTGAATCGGAcggataa
- the LOC136076215 gene encoding zinc finger MYM-type protein 1-like, whose protein sequence is MTQIIRYVHITEETCTIEESFVDFIESHEKTGKGLAAEITEKLEKDGLSISDCRGQGYDNGANMSGKYNGVQAHIHSLNEFARFVPYAAHTLNIVGVHAAEVSPLMITLFGKVQAIFNFFSSSTLRWEKLMKTLTISLKGNSDTRWSAKKEAIIPLRRQIKEVLQVLESIIHTPKTNAVSVCSAKELLIQIDFSLCLLDFWCQILSLIDRENKLLQSKNISINIAAKKMKGLKASIQNLRDVGVDNIIKAAAETAIQIGIEGDFPMKRKRKVKQMALYEAEDDFCRLSPETDFGSQCNLVFDSILTQIEWRFEAMSAVSSDFDFLIGHSLSKSSVDELITKAKNLSKIYKADLDSSDFQSEMASFKYQAAAMMENFEKSSPMDILQLIHKYSLTDAYPNTAIAIRIFLTLPVTVATCERSFSKLKIIKNYLRSTMGQERLSCLAVFSIEHEVANALDFDDVISDFASKKARKVTLN, encoded by the coding sequence ATGACCCAAATAATCAGGTATGTCCACATCACTGAGGAAACCTGTACAATTGAGGAAAGCTTTGTGGATTTCATTGAATCTCACGAAAAAACTGGAAAGGGCCTTGCAGCTGAAATCACTGAAAAACTGGAGAAGGATGGCCTGAGCATTTCTGATTGTCGGGGCCAAGGTTACGACAATGGAGCCAATATGTCTGGAAAATATAATGGCGTCCAAGCTCACATCCATTCTCTAAATGAGTTTGCAAGATTTGTTCCATATGCAGCTCACACTTTAAACATTGTTGGTGTCCATGCTGCTGAAGTTTCTCCACTCATGATTACATTATTTGGAAAAGTTCAAGCcatctttaactttttctcaAGTTCTACCTTAAGATGGGAAAAACTGATGAAAACATTGACCATCTCACTAAAGGGAAATAGTGATACAAGATGGTCTGCCAAAAAAGAAGCAATCATCCCACTACGCAGACAAATAAAAGAAGTTCTTCAAGTTTTGGAATCCATAATTCACACTCCCAAGACAAATGCTGTCTCAGTTTGCAGTGCAAAAGAGCTCCTCATTCAAATTGATTTCAGTTTGTGTTTGTTGGATTTTTGGTGTCAAATTCTTTCTTTAATTGACCGGGAAAACAAACTGCTTCAGtctaaaaacatttcaattaacattgcagcaaaaaaaatgaaaggacTGAAGGCTTCCATTCAGAATCTGAGAGATGTTGGGGTGGACAACATTATCAAAGCTGCTGCAGAAACAGCTATCCAAATTGGAATTGAAGGAGACTTTCCTATGAAGAGAAAACGCAAAGTGAAGCAGATGGCACTTTATGAAGCTGAAGATGACTTTTGCCGTTTGTCACCAGAAACAGATTTCGGATCCCAGTGCAACCTTGTGTTTGACAGCATTCTTACACAAATTGAGTGGCGGTTTGAAGCTATGTCTGCAGTATCGTCAGATTTTGACTTCCTCATTGGACATTCTCTCTCCAAAAGTTCAGTGGATGAACTTATAACTAAAGCCaaaaatttgtctaaaatttaCAAGGCAGATTTAGATTCTTCAGATTTCCAGTCAGAAATGGCAAGCTTTAAATATCAAGCTGCTGCCATGAtggaaaactttgaaaaatctaGCCCGATGGACATTTTGCAGCTCATTCATAAATACTCATTGACTGATGCTTATCCTAACACGGCAATTGCTATTCGCATCTTCCTCACCTTACCAGTTACAGTTGCCACGTGTGAAAGAAGTTTCAGTAAACTTAAGatcataaaaaactatttgagaTCAACTATGGGCCAAGAACGTTTGTCTTGTCTGGCAGTATTTTCAATTGAACATGAAGTGGCCAACGCACTTGATTTTGATGATGTCATTAGTGACTTTGCCTCCAAAAAAGCCAGAAAAGTGACCTTGAACTGA